The following DNA comes from Miscanthus floridulus cultivar M001 chromosome 5, ASM1932011v1, whole genome shotgun sequence.
TAAGATTTGATGTGCTTGTTTCCAGGTGGAGGACATTAAGGAAACTTCTGAAAAGCATTATGCAGCCCTAAATAAGAGGATATCGGCACTGGGAAGCAGAAAAGATTCTGGAACTATCAAAGAGGCATCAGATTAATTCTATGAGTTGGGCTTATGTCATGGTTACATCTGCCCAGGTGTTTTTGATTTCTGCATGTGGTATAAACTGCAGTATTTTAAGCTGTACTGTTGTGTTGTTGAAATTCTATGAACTCTGAATTTGAATTGTGTCACACTTCTGCATGTCTATGTCATCTTCTTGAGATGGACAAAGGCCAAATAAATACAGTTTTCTTGATAGAATAAGTTGTCAGATGCGTGCAAactatcttttttttcttctatgTGACCATTTGCTAAGCAACAGTTTTGACACTTGTTAGTCTGTGGCTCTGTGCACTGCATTGCTTTTGAGCACTTGAGCAATATACTTGTGAATTTTATACAAGCACTGGTGACTGCAAAGCATGTAATGAGATGGTTCCTTGAACTTCAAGCTGGTATTCAATTTGACTGGTGAGAGTGAGACTATCTTCCTAAGTTCACTTTTCTGCTCTATGTCGGCCAAGTCCTGGTTATAGGTCGTAGAGTAAATCATGCCTTGCTCTTTCTTGTAACCATTCTTCAAACGTGTGCTGATATCCAGATTTTGGTTGCAGCCGCAAATTCAGGGGCATATCACAATTGACACAttcagaagggcgggcctggtgcaagcggtagagtcttaccgcctgtgaccggaaggtcccaggttcgagtcgcagtctcctcgcattgcataggcgagggtaagtcttgccactgacacccttccccagaccccgcacagagcgggagctctctgcactgggtacgtcatTTTTTTTATCACAATTGACACATTCACTCTGTGGTGGCATCCTAGGGAATAGGAATCATTATCTTACCAACTGCAATGCATGGAAGATGATAAGGAAACGATCTGACACCTCCACAAGGATGGTGAGCAAATGACCAGCCTTGCTTGCTGCTGCAATGGTGAGGAACTTGGTTTCCAAAGGCACAGTGAGAACATATTTGTGGAACCGGGTCATTGGCTGATCATTTTGGTGGATGCTAATGGACACGCCTTCCTGGCTTTCTTGGTGAACAATGGTGGTCACTGCACATTCAGGAGCATTGTAAGCTCATGCCATGCACTGTGCAGTGTCCTGGTGCGGCTGAGTGTTCTCTTACCAATTGCCACACATACGAGTGAAGAGATGATGGATGGATGATTTGCCGTCTTCATTGGATTGTGAGGAAACTTGGTTCCTGAAGGCTTCACGAAAACATGTCTGCAACATCAGAGGCGTCTGACAGATGTTTTGAAGCATGGTATTCATGGCGATCTTGGTGACCGACAATGTTCTGGAGGGGCTTTGTGCTCACAAGCACGGCCTCGCTGAAAACAACTTCTGTCAGTCGGTGAAATGCCATTCGATGCACTTACCTAACTAGCTCTGCATTCTGGCATTCATAGTTGTTGTTTGAATAGAAACTTGTTATCATAACTTATCTGATTCTGATAGCGTTTGATTGTGTTATACTTAAGAAGCAAGAAACCGTGAGTGTGACAACCAGAATGAGGTCACCAATGTCGTCATTTCAACACACAACATTATCTATCTATTATTCCTAGACAGCTGTGCAGTCAAATGTGACACCGTGCTCTGCGGTTGCCATGTTCACGTCACTACCTTCACCAGGCTACTTTTTTCGGATCTAAAATCTGACCCAACAGCCAGAAGAACTCAGGTTGGACAGTGTGGTCCGTTCCACTGGGGACCTAGACCAGATGGCCGGGCTATTCACCGAGCAGGCTGCTATGTACGCCGCAGCGCGCCCGGCGTACCCGAAGGATCTGTTTGCCAAGCTCTCGGCGCGCACTGCTCACCACCGCGGCGCTTGGGACGTTGGTACTGGCAATGGCCAGGCAGCCATCGGTGTAAGCATGCATCTCAAGTCCCTGCTGCTCTCTATAGAGCAGCGTCTTCAATTCAATCTCTTCATGTTtaattcacacacacacacacacacacacacaaatctCTTCATGCTTACAGTGACGCCACCGTGCAGGTCGCGGAGCACTACGACAGCGTGGTGGCCACGGACACGTCCGCGGAGCAGCTGTGGCACGCCACGCCACACCCGAAGGTCCGGTACATGCACACCCCCGACGCCACACCGGGGGAGGAGGACCTTGTCGCCATGCTGGGCGGCGAGGCCAGCGTGGACCTCATCACGGTGGCGCAGGCCGTGCACTGGTTCGACATCCCGGCGTTCTATGCCGTGGCGCGCCGCGTCCTGCGCAGGCCCGGCGGGGTGATCGCGGTCTGGGGCTACAACTACGGCATGAGCCCCGTGGAGGACATGATGGCGCGCTTCTTCCACACCACGCTGCCCTACTGGGACCCCAGAGCTCGGTACAACACTGCTAATCCTGACCAACTATGTAAATAATGCACCAAAAAGGAAACAACGAGCATCTTTGTCAGATGTGTGATCCTTCATCCATGCCTGGTATCATGCAGGTATTGCACTGACGGATACCGGGACCTGCCGTTCCCGTTCGAGGACATCGGGCTTGGGAAGGAAGGCGAGCCGGCGAGCCTCGACATGGAACAGGAGATGTCGTTCGAGGGCCTGATCGCCATGCTGAGGTCGTGGTCGGCGGTGACAACGGCCAAGCAGCAGGGCGTGGACCTGCTGGGGGAGCGCGTTGTGAAGGAGCTGGAGGAAGGGTGGGGAGGGGCGTCGCTGGTGCGGAAGGTCACCTACAAGGGCTTCCTGCTGGCAGGCACCCCGGGGCCCATGGCTGATGAGTTATGTTGCTCTTAGCTTCCTGCGATTGGACTGGGAGTAATAATCATTTGTATTTCGTAAATAACATGGCATTAATTTTGTTGCCATCTTCTATGATCCATTATTCCTACTTTTTTAATCACGACGATTTGAATGGTCTGACAAGTAATACTGATGAAGGCTCTGTtcgtttatcttataatccgtctttttcagcttgtttttccagccggaacagtgttttctctcccaacaaattagccagaacagtgtttcggcttgttttccGCAAAGCGAACGGGGCCGAAAACAACGCGTGTTTTGCCACATTCAatgaagaaggaaaaaaaagacaTTCCAACATATTCTTGAATTTCACAGCAGAAAGAGGAAATGGATTCACTAGAATTCCAAATACTGAGATTTCTTAGGGAAAAAACTCTGTAGACTTTTAAGAAAAACTGCTAGAACCGCCTAGCTTTGAACCCAGGAGAAAGCTAAATTAAAAGCTTTGATCATGGCAAGTCAAATTTCAAGTGTGATGACAAAACAGGGCCTAGATCACACCTAGGTATTTACTTCCTCCCCGCACGCAAATTTTGGATCATCACGTTTTATTTCGTTTTCCTCGTCCTCTTCATCGCCACACACGCATCACCATTGTCCGGTTGTTCCAACTCCCAACCTCGTCCTTTTCCCTCAGCCACCAGCTGCGTTCCTTGCTGCTTTTTGTTCCTTTGCCCACTGAATTTTGAAGTCCTCGACCCTAAACCGGTAAACCCCAAATTCTGAGTTGTAGGAGAAGCTGGGGCTCACTAGAGACGGAGGAGGTGGTAGATTTCAGGGTGTTCGGCTGGTAGATAAAACCACTATAGTTCTGGATGATTCAACAGTGTTATATGAGACAAGAACAGCCGAAGCATAAAACAATTTGAGAGGTAACTTAAGTGTGACTGTGTGAGGGGAGGgaggaaaaaaaatcaaatccaAGGTGGAGTCAGAAACATAAAAGAAACCGGAGCTTCATGCAACATGACCGAAAAACGATGTTTACATTAAAAAAAGAACACCACTGGGTTGCTTTTCATTCACGGCACTGCTAGCGCCCGCCTGCAGTTGCAGTTCATCATATCCGCACCTCCGTTTCACACGTCCACACGGGGGCGGGGGCGCTACCCAGacatcgccccccccccccccccccccgcagggGCCATGCCGCCCGGACGTCGCCCGCGCGGGGACTGGTCGCGCTACTAACCATGCGCATCTCATGCGCAACAACCGATCCATTTTTtaaacatccagatacaacactAACATATAAAAGAAGAcggatgaaacacatgaaacatatgtctgaaaaacttacaaaaacacttgaaaatcattgcaaacatacataatatctaaataaaacacttgcaacatatgtgtgaaacatatacaatat
Coding sequences within:
- the LOC136450080 gene encoding uncharacterized protein; this translates as MAGLFTEQAAMYAAARPAYPKDLFAKLSARTAHHRGAWDVGTGNGQAAIGVAEHYDSVVATDTSAEQLWHATPHPKVRYMHTPDATPGEEDLVAMLGGEASVDLITVAQAVHWFDIPAFYAVARRVLRRPGGVIAVWGYNYGMSPVEDMMARFFHTTLPYWDPRARYCTDGYRDLPFPFEDIGLGKEGEPASLDMEQEMSFEGLIAMLRSWSAVTTAKQQGVDLLGERVVKELEEGWGGASLVRKVTYKGFLLAGTPGPMADELCCS